CTGAGCGAGACTGAGGCACAGAAGCTCCCATCTCCGAGAAGTAACAGAAATCATCAACGTGGTCATCATCCGGCAGCCAAAATCCTACAAGTACTCCTCTGATGTCGGTGGCTCCGGTTCCATATCGGCACCGGACAGTCGGATGGTGTTCATCCCGCCCGTGTTTTTGAACGTGTAGAGTTCATTGTCCACCATCCGGCGGTCTTGGAAGCCCAGGCTGTCTTGCCGATCGATGGGTGTGCGCGGGCGAGGCGGGATAAACGACTGGGACGGGTCCAGGAACGTATTGAAGTGGTCCACCTCGGGTTCAGGCTCCGGCTCGTTGATGACGGGCAGCTCGGAAGGTCCCGTGAACGTTTGGTAGGAGTCCATCTGCATTCCATTGTAACGGTCTTGCAAGCTGTCCGCGTAGCTGGAGTCCCCCAGGAGGTGACCGTACACCATGGTGTCATCAATGGAGGCGTACACGTGGGACTCGTTTTCTGACCGGCCTTTGCTGAACTTCTTCTCGCTGGGACGGAACATATTCCCACTGCCGATGTAGATGGACGCCTCCTTGTTCATgcgctcttttttctttttcctgtttgaaaaaaaaaatcaggattgcccattgaaattaattgaaatgccattcatCCGTTCAAAACGGCACTATATTGTATCATTCTTTTTGCACTTTAATTTCAGctgtttggcaaaaaaaaaatgcaaggttattatagttttttgttgttgtttttttaactagcgAAATAACCTAGGGGGGGGAAATTTTTTTCGATAACCAACTGAAACTGCATTctattcacaaaacaaattttaaaagaACTATAAAGCAAAAATTACCTTTTGTTCTTCTTTGTCAACGTACTTCATACGTAAgaatttcatacatttaaattatGCCCCATAGCCAGAGGTGCCAGAAAGTACAAATCCTACTACAGTTTGACATTAGCCTAAggtgctaggtagctagctccctagctagcaccCACCATGGTGCTCATTTTACCGGCAAGAGagcgagctagttagctagctagttagcacccatttacctgctagggagctaaatagctagctagctagttagcactaggggctaaagcagtgttggaaaaaaaacttgaagttgaagttgtgcactgtgcagtaggatgctaataaaaaatttttttttggggggggggggggtaaaaacaaGGAAAttgttacacatttaaaaatattaagaccaataaaaaaacactataattatgcaggttccttttggaccaaacagaatttatgataatatttatttatttttgttggcaaaaacttgaagttggagtgcagcatgtgcagTAAGACTTTTggcacaaaacaagaaaatgtttaaacttaaaaaaattaagacaaataaaattctttgaaacactataattaaaatttattaaattagttatttaaaaaatttaaaaaggtcaAAATGCATAAATGTAAACAgctcaaaaatttgtattgatatatatatattttttacgattatgctgattttggaATTGTGGAGTATAGTAATTGAGATGCCCTCAAATGGTTCAGGTCGTATCTTTTATGTGAGCGTTGCCCCTTATTCAACCAAAGCACATGCCACGTGTTGAGTGCCACAAGGCTATATACTAGGCCCGGCAGCTTTGTTTTCCTTATGTTGTCACTCACCTCAATctttagaaattaaaacaaatgaaaattccTTAAACATTCATCAGTTGTATTGGCGCAAATATTATACAAGTGCAAAAATCCCAGTAGTATTTGGTGTTGCTGCAGATGTACTCACTTTACAAAGAAGCAGACTAAAGCTAAGATGATGAGCAGAAGGAGAAGGACTGCCGCTATCCCAAGAAGGATGGCTAAGAGATCTGTGAAAGCAGAAGAACATTAATTGGTCTTTTCAAATTTGCAGTTCATAATGGGCCCAAGAGAACGTTTTCTTACTGTTCTTTGGCTCTAAGACTATTTCGGTGACTGCCCCAAAGTTTCCATCCTCTGGTATACAGTTGGACATGTTAAGATAGAAGCTCTTTGGCACCAGTAACTTGTCGTCGGTCTTCTCGTCCTCCCGGCGGCTCAGGATCTCCTCCTCGGAGTCCAGCATCTTGACCTTGATGGCCGTGTGTCGGTCGTCGCATTTGGGTTGGCTGACGTTGGCGAACTGGACCTGTGCCTGGTATCCGCTCGGCAAAGAGACGATCCAGGACACGGTGGATGAAGGCCGCATTCCTTTGGGCCAGTTGGGGGTGACCAGCAGGGTTGGAGAGGACATGTGTGGGCTGACTTGATAAATGATGGTCTCTGGAAAACATCGCAATCAGGAAGCCATTTTGTGAGCAAGTGCAACAGTGCACTCGTGTGAAAGAACTGTGAATGTGTTCCATTTGAACATGATTACACTATTAATCCACCTAATACTTTACAGTAGACAAaatattacttctttttttttttaattattagtttttataaaataagaCTGTTCAAACTGTTGCACTTCTGAAACCCTGATTTCCAaagacaaacatacatacacattgcactttcctaaaaagcaAATATTGAAGCTGCtgagttttcattttaaatgtaaataaatctgTTCCTGtttacacaaagaaaaaaaaaaagagaccagtTTCACCCTTAACGGTTATACATTTAAGTGGATTCATTGTTACATTGTTAATTATGGTAAGTACTGCATCCTCAAATGTATCCTGAACATTGACAGATACAAACCCTTTCCACTGATTCGAATAATTATCCCTGAATACCTTTATTATACATGGACACATTGGTACACagtgcaaggttattttagttaatgaacACTAACGAAATCACTAAAACTAAGAATTAAACATTtccattaatgaaataaaaacaaaaatgctttttaaaaaatgaaaaataactgaaacctcctgtttttctgataatttttgggggggacatttgtttttttgtgtattctgttttaatgattttttttctttctgtcattaaaaaaaatctgaaaaacagagggaaaaaatattcggaaagacagtggaaaaaagtataaaaaaaacagggggaaaaaatattcagaaaaacagagcaccagcttctgtttttctgagtatcggtattttttattattattttacctctgaactccatgTGACTTGTTGCAGGCTTGCTAATATTTTTTCctccagtttttttaaataattctttttcttgttttttttaatatgtcagAAAAAAGTCccgtaaaacagaaaaaaaaataataatcacacacaaaacaactaagttcccccccaaaatttgtcagaaaaccatttttttttctcaagtgaatgcaatatacttaatacacacatttttttaaaccgaaaactaatactgaaactaactaaaaccaagcattttttaaataaataaaactaataaaaaaaaaaaacagaactgccctgaaaactaattaaaactaactaaatttaaaaagcaaaaataaaaactaactaaaatgaaaattccaaaactataataatccTATCAGTTTACagtatttgttgattttttgggggaaccTTTCTATTATTATAAActttcaaaaaaacatttactctTTCTATGAGACAGAGCGTTCAATCTAATCTCAAAGAAAAGTTGTGCTTTGGTGTCATCTATAAACCTTTTGGAATGGAGGCTTGTCACTCACTCATTGAATTTTGCTATTCACGGCACGGCCATCTTCTAAGACACACAAGTCCATTCAAGTAACATTCAAAACTGCATTACCTGGGATCTCTTTAGTAAAGGTGACATTGAGAAAAGGCCCTTTCATCTTGCTGAAGTCTCGGGTCGTGGCCGTGACAGAGATGTTGGCGTGCACCTGAAGTTTCTGGATGTTCCCGTTGTAGCAAAAATCTCCCACAGAGAAGTCTTCGCTCTCCTCGATATGCAGGGACATGGAAGCGTTGCATTTGTGGCCCGGCACCGACTGTTGAAGACTTCCCGACGGGGACACCAGATCGATGGTGCGGTGCTGAGGGATCTTGAGGTGCCAGGTGAAGCTGTGGAGGGGCATCCGTAGACAGGAATCCAATGTGGGGACAGTGAGGAGGGTCTCGGAGCAGGAAGCTCTATTCTGACAAGCTGGTATTGGTAAATATTATTAGTTAGTTGACCTAAAAAGTCAAGAAATCTATTACAAACTCTTACCAACAACTTTACTGGCTGTCAATTGCACATCTTCATTGGGACAGTCGAGGAAGGAGAGCTCGGCCTTACTGCCTGAAGCCACATTTATCTTCTGTAAAACCTCAGAGTTGACGCTCATCTCGCAATAAGGATCCAAACCCACTTTCTCAATCTGCACGGACACTTCTTGCTTTTTGGTCAGATCCACTGTGCACAGAACTGAGaaggaacaaagaggaaaaaacaatcaattacagaaaggcagaggtggcaaatccaggtccagaaagtaaaacaaacctgccacagtttggctttagccccaggtgttagctagctagcttcctagctagcttcCCGGGTACTTatttacttgctagggagctagctagctagcataagaggctaatgccaaactgtggcagggtttttactttctggaactggatttgccatctctgcagAAAGGTACTTTCGGTTTAATTGCTGTATATCACGTGTTGTACCTGGATGACCACTTCTCATAACAGACACGCTATATTTCAAAGTGAGTCCTTGCAACGTCCTGTTGGTTTCACAATTCTTCAGCACCATCTCAAAGTTGCCCTGTTGATGCTCCGGCTGCTTGTCAGTCAGACCCGTTTTGATCACCTTCTTGTCCTGTTTCCTGTACTCCACTTCCACGTTCTTGCCGAGGCACTCCGGAGCCGTGTGATCGTGAAAATGCACGGTGTAGTTGTGCATGCCGGGCACGGCAAAGTCCCACTGCATTTGCTGGTCGTCGGGGAAATCGCTGGGATAGTTGGCGGAGATGAAGGACGTGTCAGAGACGCCTCGTGGTAGGTTGACTTTCACAATGGCCACCACTGAAAAAGAAAGAGGGAAATActctaaaatttaattaaaattaaaacgatgtactgtaaaaaatgagtgtgatgttgatttgtgttggtcatttttctaccactggatggcataattgcatttgtaagacattggtgacagcgcagtgtttttttgtttcatattaagagctagctaatctttaacatgaagtaacttgtgaaattctgcaaattttttttaaattgtaaaatacaacttcacccCAGTCtgcacaaataaatgcattattattaaatttattactgctacattttgacatggacgtgtctgctgtgatTCTCCCAGTACAGGGTTTCCAAGTAAGGTGCAGTAATTAATCGTGCGTTAGTGGCAATAAagcaactttaaattaacacactaattttggcACCCCTaatgaaaacacaacaaaaggtAGGTACGCAACATTTAACATATCCGCTTACCGCTAGTCTCAGGCCCAACACTGAGTTTAAAGTCAACCGGATCCATCTTTCTGTCCTTTGGCACCAGGAGAGAGACGCGGCCCTTATAGCGTACCTGGATACTCGTCACAGAACCTCCCTTGCAGAAGGTTCCGATGGTGGCAGGGCCCGTTCGGAGATAAGTAACGAGAACGTATGTGTGCTCATCTGGACAAGTCTCTTCATTGGCAATCTGCTGCATTCCCAGCTCAGGGAAGTCCAGCTGAAAGGCTCGAGTGGAGCTGACTTTCAGATCCCAGGTGAAGGTCCGGTTGAAGTCAGGGAAGAGTGAGGACTCAGCCTGGACAATATCGCCAGAGCAGGAAGCCGCTGTGCAGTCTGGAATTACATTTGTGTCGACAGAATTAAAATATTGCAAGATTTTTAGCCAACTTGAGCTAGAAAGACTGTCATTGAAATTTATAGttagtatattttttaacagacaTGTTTCAATCTAGAATACATctcattttaatcatttaatatTCCATAATGAAACATGTTTGTTAATAAAAGCAACACCCTGAATACTCTGTACAAGGCATATGGCTAAATTTGCAAAGCAGTGGGAAAAATCTGCAAATGTGCTAATTTGCGGGTGTCGAACTGCAGTAGTTTTACGTTGTAatgtcaccattcaccactagatgacagacATGGCTCAGTTGCCTTGACAACCGGTCTTACACTACAACTTGAGTAGGCCTAATAATGTTTTGCAGATTTGGAATTAGATGCAGGATAAACACAGTACCTCAGttacataaaaaattaaagtgaGTTGATTTTGCACAAAATTAGTTCTTGGATTTgatgttggtttgctgttcagcagttttgtgttgTCCTGGAATggtacatttttgggttgtccTGATTTGATCGACATGATCAGAAATCAGGGCCCATCAAGTGGCTTTCAGGTGATTGGTATCTTCTGAAAAAGATCGgacttttaaaatgttcttaattTCTAAAGTCAAGAATGAAATATTTTAGTTCTTTACTTGATTTGATCCACTACCACTTaacagtcattttttaaataaaaacagataattGAGACAATTTGGATGCGCTCTTCTTTttcgttttcatttcatttgagaGGTATTGGATTGGTTCTTGGTATCGGCAGATACTCAAAATCAAGTGACTTGGATTCGGGTGCAAAAAACAAgatcgggacatccctagtCATTTTTATCCAAGAGAGCACTTTGCACTGggggggaaaatatatatatatatttttttgtcatttgctcCAAACCTTTGTTGAATCGGTTTCCTTCTACtatcattaaattattattattgactgcGTCATTCAACACTGAGCATTCTTGAACTACATACAGCTCTGTACAGTATTGGATATTTAAGTGTTGTTGTGGTAATCGAACATAAATCCACAGCTTTTCACATTTGCCTACCAATTTCTCTGTTGATCTCCACAGTGAAGATCTCTTCAGGGTGAGGACAAGTAAAATCCAGGGATGTGTTCCGAGATTCCCTCAGGATTAGAAATTTTGGATTGCAGGTCTGTGTTGGGAGTTTGCCCACACACACGCTGCAGTCAGGTTCAACGGTGTCCCTGCTGATTGTAATGATGGTTTCCGGGTCAGGGGTCACAGCCAGCATTCTGCCAGCTGATGATAAAGGAAGCAGAAAACTTAAGCATAGGATTTCTCCCATGAAATGAATTACATATGATGCTGTTCATAAATATGCGTGATAAATTATAATGAGGTGTATAAGTCATTTGCCTCTGGGTGCTGCTTTGGCTGAGAAAATCGTCCCGTACATTTCTTCTCCACGGGACGCCTCCACGGTCACGGCGGTCCTCCCGAGGAGATCCAGGCGGGACAGAGGTCCGCCTCTGCAGTAGATGTTGGTCTTGATCCGCCCATCGCTTCCTGTTGTGCTCACAGAGTACTGTGGACCTTCTTGACATTTGTCTTGTGCGGCTACCTGCTTCAGCCTGTCATCAGGCTCCAAGGTCAAGGTTGTCCGATCTGGGACACTAATGTCCCATTTGAGCGTTCTTTTGAAGTCCTTCCATAGTTTTGGATCAAGCTCTGCTGCAGTAGGTGTGCATGAGTTCTTGGTACATTCTGAGAAGGGAGCATAATATGAAATCCGCACCGATTCTGTAGTTCCACTACATCATGGCAATGAAGGACAAAACGGCTCACCTATTGTCTTCTGTACCTCCACACTGAATGCATCTTGAGGCCTGAGGCAGCTAAACTCCAGTGCGAGACTTTGCACGTTGGTCAGGGTCTTTCCAGTCTGGCTGCAGGTGCGGGCAGAATCGACACCGGTACAAAGCTCGCATTGTGGCTCCTGCGAGAACTTGCTGATCGCCACAGTCGTGCTGGAATCGGCGCTCACAACAATCGTTCGGCCCGCTTAACAGGAGAGCGGAACCAGAAATCGAACCCAGAGTAAGAATCACTGCTTTAAGGTGATAGTGCTCAGTATTGACTGACAATGTCATAGAGCGGGGGGCAGCAACATTTCGTGTCAAAAGAAATATTTGAGGCCAAATAAATTCCCAAAAATCTGTCTGAAGTCACAAaatatttgaacattgtgatgaaggaaatagTGTGTTAGAGTTAGTCTAATGTACCGAGGGCGCTAAGAGGTCATTAGAGATGcaccataacacaaaaatatgcagcatccaatacgtagagatttattttcttctatttctagattattattattattattatttatttatttattgggcgGGGGGGATATTTTTCagacttcatttttcataaatttttcgACTTTTCTGCCATTCTATCAAATTGAttatatttttggcaattttatggacaggTTATGGTAATGTTCTGCCTCTCCTTTCTTTTAGACATtatatggctattttttttttacattttgtgtaattttctggacattttatggtaattttcagggaATCCTCTTCAGTGTGTTAGGGTTAGTCTAATGGACTGAGGGGGTAAGAGGTAATAAGAACTGcaccataacacaaaaatatgcagcatgcAATAGCGAGAGAGATTAATTTTCTTCTACttctggattttttatttttattgtatttatttatttgggggggggtaatattaATAGtatttagacttttctgccattctgtcgatttaaaaaaaaaaaatttgattttgtgGACATgttatggtctttttttttttaaattgtatggctattttttggggggtaattttgtggacattttatggtagtttttaaacgttttattttctgcctttttttaaataaatattctgaCTTTTGGCTATTcttaagacattttatggtaatttggagattttgtttttgaacattttatggttactttatgaacattttcttttcagacttttttttttttaaataaaattctctgacattttataCTAATTTTCAGCCTTTCGtcttcttttttggacattttacaattactttTAGGACATCCATCccttttcttaaccgcttgtcctcacaagggtcgcttgAGCCTaacccagctggctttgggcagtagacACCGGTACTTTTAGGACATTTTTAGCTAattctttttaaaaactttttcatctacctttcatctctttttctgacaacttaaacatgtggatttaattattattatgttttaatctaaatcattaattaatttaaataatatatgtaaaaaaacaaaaacttatttctacaatttttttaagagatccgcagggagccacaggagaggaaCTAATAAAGAATCACATGGGAATCCAGAGCCGTAGTTTGCAGACCCCTGTCATAGCGGtatctaaacattttttttatattgtagcTGTCTGTATTTGATCACATTGATTGCCTCTAATGTGACTGCAATTGTATGTACTTCTGTCACACGATTCAAACAACCACAGCTCATCCACCAAGAACTGAATCTACAATACATTAAATATTCTTACCTAGTGGTCTAGCAGAGGCGTGGAAGACCACAGATGCCACTTCCATCTTTGGTGCAACTTGCAGAGACACAACAGCTTTATCGAGCAAGTCGAAATGGGTCACAGAACCCACTCTGCAGTAGCGAGTGTCTGATTTGCTGCTCCCTTCAAACATGGTCACTAAATACTGATATCCATCATTGCACAGCTGTGAGGTTTCCCGCAGTGCATCTCCGAGGACATtcaaaaccacaagagtctttTCCGGCGCCTTGATCGTCCAGATGAATGTTCTGGCAAACTCACTGAGGAGGGAGGGTTGAGTTTCCATTACAGAAGGGATGCAAGTGTCCTTTGTGCATTCTGCATAACAACGAAGAGAAGAAATTAAGAAACATTTTCATGTGTATGcacttttatgtttaatttcgccaagttctaaatgcacaattttaTGCTAAACAAGTAGAATATACAGTTGACATCCATAATTAAGTGCACAATAAGCTAATATGAGAACGATGCCAGTTAACTCACCGATGATCTGATTGACGGTGACTACGTAAGACTGTTCGACGGGGCAGTTGAAGAGCAGCTTGACCTCCTCCTCGGGCTCCAGAGCAACACTCGAGTGGCACGACGTTAGTGTGTCATTGACCCCGCTGCTCACTGTACACACTGTACACTCGTCCGATGACAGGTCATTCGACACAGTCGCTGATAGTCCTTTGTCGGGCCGGACTGTCAGCTCCAAGCATTCTGAGGAAACGGATCGGAGGAAGTCAGATGatgcaatgaaaaaaacaagaaaagggaTGGCAGGTGTTGTCTGGTAGATCCAGCTGAGAAACAGACTCACCTGACCTTTTGTAAGCATAATATAATGATACCCCATCGAACAGCTGTATTTATCATTGTTTTTGGCTAAAACAAAGTTGAACTTGTGATAGATCATAGAGCTCAAACTCGTATTTGATTTTAAAGGCATATAAAAACAGTTGCTGATGAGGTTCTCATGTGACAAAACAAAGCCAAATGGATTTAATACTCCATTACTCTCCTATAATTTaatgtacaccccccccccaagtacCGGAACAACCTGCACTAAAAACACTAAGCCACATTGATAATGAAATAGTGATAGAATTTGGTGTTTTCCCTAAATCatctgttattggacttctccatccacaaaactaaaaatatacatacatgtatatgcTGGATATAaactattaatatatttttagaaaggTATATTTGTACAGTGCAGCAGTACAATGGAACAAACTGTCAAGGGAACTAAAAATAAGTGGGTCCttacatatttttaaactgTGGATACAAAACCACACTTAAATACTCAAATGAAgttatttattcttattaaataataaatttggGATGTCAAAGTATAATGCTAGTACCACTAGTGGTACTCAGGCTCACTCTAGTGGTACATGAAAGAAAGATCACCGCCCAAGTACAGCTTAGTTGCATTTAACTTTATAGTACATAATTATTCCATATTTAGGTTAAACATTAATTCTCAAACTATgcataatgaaataattttaatttccttaACATTAACCTACTTTGCTATtggattttaatgttggtcattacGGTGGTACTTGCAGtgttcatctggaaaaaaatgttattaaatagTGAGACCCATTCAAATGTaagtgacagacagacagactatTTGCAATTGTATCTGTAGGTTGCTATGATACGAT
The sequence above is drawn from the Vanacampus margaritifer isolate UIUO_Vmar chromosome 17, RoL_Vmar_1.0, whole genome shotgun sequence genome and encodes:
- the cdcp1b gene encoding CUB domain-containing protein 1; translated protein: MRLATCLPLGLLLIIFHVSECLELTVRPDKGLSATVSNDLSSDECTVCTVSSGVNDTLTSCHSSVALEPEEEVKLLFNCPVEQSYVVTVNQIIECTKDTCIPSVMETQPSLLSEFARTFIWTIKAPEKTLVVLNVLGDALRETSQLCNDGYQYLVTMFEGSSKSDTRYCRVGSVTHFDLLDKAVVSLQVAPKMEVASVVFHASARPLAGRTIVVSADSSTTVAISKFSQEPQCELCTGVDSARTCSQTGKTLTNVQSLALEFSCLRPQDAFSVEVQKTIECTKNSCTPTAAELDPKLWKDFKRTLKWDISVPDRTTLTLEPDDRLKQVAAQDKCQEGPQYSVSTTGSDGRIKTNIYCRGGPLSRLDLLGRTAVTVEASRGEEMYGTIFSAKAAPRAGRMLAVTPDPETIITISRDTVEPDCSVCVGKLPTQTCNPKFLILRESRNTSLDFTCPHPEEIFTVEINREIDCTAASCSGDIVQAESSLFPDFNRTFTWDLKVSSTRAFQLDFPELGMQQIANEETCPDEHTYVLVTYLRTGPATIGTFCKGGSVTSIQVRYKGRVSLLVPKDRKMDPVDFKLSVGPETSVVAIVKVNLPRGVSDTSFISANYPSDFPDDQQMQWDFAVPGMHNYTVHFHDHTAPECLGKNVEVEYRKQDKKVIKTGLTDKQPEHQQGNFEMVLKNCETNRTLQGLTLKYSVSVMRSGHPVLCTVDLTKKQEVSVQIEKVGLDPYCEMSVNSEVLQKINVASGSKAELSFLDCPNEDVQLTASKVVACQNRASCSETLLTVPTLDSCLRMPLHSFTWHLKIPQHRTIDLVSPSGSLQQSVPGHKCNASMSLHIEESEDFSVGDFCYNGNIQKLQVHANISVTATTRDFSKMKGPFLNVTFTKEIPETIIYQVSPHMSSPTLLVTPNWPKGMRPSSTVSWIVSLPSGYQAQVQFANVSQPKCDDRHTAIKVKMLDSEEEILSRREDEKTDDKLLVPKSFYLNMSNCIPEDGNFGAVTEIVLEPKNNLLAILLGIAAVLLLLLIILALVCFFVKKKKKERMNKEASIYIGSGNMFRPSEKKFSKGRSENESHVYASIDDTMVYGHLLGDSSYADSLQDRYNGMQMDSYQTFTGPSELPVINEPEPEPEVDHFNTFLDPSQSFIPPRPRTPIDRQDSLGFQDRRMVDNELYTFKNTGGMNTIRLSGADMEPEPPTSEEYL